A region from the Medicago truncatula cultivar Jemalong A17 chromosome 6, MtrunA17r5.0-ANR, whole genome shotgun sequence genome encodes:
- the LOC25495983 gene encoding heat shock 70 kDa protein 18 encodes MTVKGEKVAIGIDLGTTYSCVAVWRHDRIEIIPNDQGNRTTPSYVAFTDSERMIGDSAFNMAASNPTNTVFDAKRLIGRKFCDSIVQSDMKSWPFKVIGDLNDKPMIVVNYNDEEKHFAAEEISSMVLAKMAEIAEAYLGSTVKDVVITVPAYFNDSQRQSTRDAGVIAGLNVMRIINEPSAAAIAYGLDMKPFNHGCRHVFIFDLGGGTLDVSILTFENGAINVKAIAGDTHLGGQDFDNTMVNHFVKEFSRKYKIDISGDPRALRRLKSACEKAKRILSSNTTTTIEIGSLNQGIDFYSSISRAKFEELNKNHFDKCMEIVEKCIIDSGMDKSSIHDVVLVGGSTRIVKVQQMVSDFFGGKLLCKSINVDEAVAYGAAVHASILSGEFSEKVQDLLLSEVIPLSLGLEKHGGIMEIIIPRNTKIPAKMEHVFTTHLHNQMNILIDVYEGERKITRDNNLLGRFVLEIPPAAAGVPQIIIRFQIDDDGILHICSREKFLGVNNKVKIISDKGRLSKEEIERMIKEAEKYKDEDKRYMKKLEARDVLEKYAYNMRNAINDKDISLMLSSKEKEKINKAIDLVFMWLDVNVVAEQEQFEYYTSILSSVFDAVIVKKINDERHGVQEGIMVGNAVKNKKNHWLQTLLKYSFIIVYAAATTNITGLASQLIVDFVKKD; translated from the exons ATGACAGTAAAAGGTGAGAAAGTTGCAATAGGAATCGACCTAGGAACAACCTATTCTTGTGTTGCTGTATGGAGGCATGATAGGATAGAGATCATACCGAACGACCAAGGGAATAGAACAACACCTTCTTATGTTGCCTTCACTGACTCTGAAAGAATGATTGGTGATTCTGCTTTCAATATGGCTGCATCCAACCCAACCAACACTGTTTTCG aTGCAAAGAGGCTAATTGGTAGGAAGTTTTGCGACTCAATCGTACAAAGTGATATGAAGTCGTGGCCCTTCAAAGTAATTGGCGACCTCAATGACAAACCCATGATTGTTGTTAACTATAATGACGAGGAAAAGCATTTTGCTGCTGAAGAAATCTCATCGATGGTATTGGCAAAAATGGCCGAGATAGCTGAAGCTTACCTTGGATCAACAGTGAAGGATGTTGTTATAACTGTGCCTGCTTACTTTAATGACTCACAACGCCAGTCCACTCGAGATGCGGGTGTTATTGCTGGCCTCAATGTTATGCGAATAATCAATGAGCCTTCTGCAGCTGCAATTGCATATGGTCTTGACATGAAACCTTTTAATCATGGATGTAGacatgttttcatttttgattTAGGTGGTGGTACTCTGGACGTGTCCATTCTCACATTTGAGAACGGTGCTATCAATGTTAAGGCGATTGCAGGAGACACTCACCTTGGGGGACAAGACTTTGATAATACAATGGTGAACCATTTTGTGAAAGAGTTCTCGAGGAAGTATAAAATCGACATTAGTGGAGATCCAAGAGCCCTTAGGAGGTTGAAGTCTGCTTGCGAGAAAGCAAAAAGGATACTTTCTTCCAATACTACGACCACCATTGAGATAGGGAGTTTAAATCAAGGTATAGATTTCTACTCATCGATTAGTCGCGCAAAGTTTGAGGAACTCAACAAGAATCACTTCGACAAGTGCATGGAGATTGTGGAAAAGTGTATAATTGATAGTGGGATGGACAAGAGTAGCATTCATGATGTTGTCCTTGTTGGCGGCTCTACTAGGATTGTAAAAGTGCAACAAATGGTGAGTGATTTCTTCGGGGGGAAGCTTTTATGCAAAAGCATCAATGTCGATGAGGCGGTGGCATATGGCGCTGCTGTCCATGCTTCTATATTGAGTGGTGAGTTTAGTGAGAAGGTTCAAGATTTACTATTGTCGGAGGTCATTCCTTTGTCCCTTGGATTGGAGAAACATGGGGGGATTATGGAAATAATAATCCCTAGGAATACCAAAATTCCTGCCAAAATGGAACATGTATTCACCACACATTTGCACAACCAAATGAATATTCTAATTGATGTTTATGAAGGTGAGAGGAAAATAACTAGGGACAACAACTTGCTAGGAAGATTTGTGTTGGAAATTCCTCCTGCTGCGGCAGGTGTTCCTCAGATCATAATCCGCTTCCAAATCGATGACGATGGCATCTTACACATCTGTAGCAGGGAGAAATTCCTTGGAGTTAATAATAAggttaaaataataagtgataaGGGAAGATTGTCAAAGGAGGAAATTGAGAGGATGATCAAAGAAGCTGAGAAGTACAAAGATGAAGACAAGAGGTATATGAAGAAGCTAGAAGCGAGAGATGTATTAGAGAAGTATGCATACAACATGAGGAATGCGATAAATGATAAGGACATTAGTTTGATGCTTTcgtcaaaagaaaaggaaaagatcAATAAAGCAATTGATTTGGTCTTCATGTGGCTCGATGTTAACGTGGTTGCGGAACAAGAACAATTTGAGTATTATACGAGCATTCTTTCAAGTGTATTTGATGCAGTTATAGTGAAGAAGATAAATGATGAGAGGCATGGTGTGCAAGAGGGTATTATGGTTGGGAATGCAGTAAAGAATAAAAAGAATCATTGGTTACAAACTTTACTAAAATATTCTTTCATTATAGTGTACGCAGCTGCAACAACTAACATCACTGGGCTAGCCTCTCAGCTCATTGTTGACTTtgtaaaaaaagattaa
- the LOC25495984 gene encoding LOW QUALITY PROTEIN: heat shock cognate 70 kDa protein (The sequence of the model RefSeq protein was modified relative to this genomic sequence to represent the inferred CDS: deleted 1 base in 1 codon; substituted 2 bases at 2 genomic stop codons): MIVVNYNDEEKHFAAEEISSMVLTKMGEIAEAYLGSTVKDVVIIVPTYFNDSQRRQSTXDAGAIAGLNVLRIINEPSAAAIAYGLDMKPFNHGCRNVFIFYLGGGTLDVSILTFENGAINVKAIAGDTHLGGQDFDNTMVNHFVKEFSRKYKIDISGDPRALRRXKSACEKAKRILSSNTTTTIEIESLNQGIDFYSSISRAKFEELNKNHFDKCMEIVEKCIIDSGMDKSSIHDVVLVGGSTRIVKVQQMVSDFFGRKLLCKSINVDEAVAYGAAVHASILSGERSEKVQDLLLSEVIPLSLGLETQGGIMNTIIPRNTKIPAKMEHVFTTHLHNHMNILIHVYEGERKITRENTLQKKCSSDSGVFANRRNL, encoded by the exons ATGATTGTTGTTAACTATAATGACGAGGAAAAGCATTTTGCTGCAGAAGAAATCTCATCCATGGTATTGACAAAAATGGGCGAGATTGCTGAAGCTTACCTTGGATCAACAGTGAAGGATGTTGTTATAATTGTGCCTACATACTTTAATGATTCACAACGT CGCCAGTCTACTTGAGATGCGGGTGCTATTGCTGGCCTCAATGTTTTGCGAATAATCAATGAGCCTTCTGCAGCTGCAATTGCATATGGTCTTGACATGAAACCTTTTAATCATGGATGTagaaatgttttcattttttatttaggtGGTGGTACTCTGGATGTGTCCATTCTCACATTTGAGAATGGTGCTATCAATGTTAAGGCGATTGCAGGAGACACTCACCTTGGGGGACAAGACTTTGATAATACAATGGTGAACCATTTTGTGAAAGAGTTCTCGAGGAAGTATAAAATCGACATTAGTGGAGATCCAAGAGCCCTTAGGAGGTAGAAGTCTGCTTGCGAGAAAGCAAAAAGGATACTTTCTTCCAATACTACGACCACCATTGAGATAGAGAGTTTAAATCAAG GTATAGATTTCTACTCATCGATTAGTCGCGCAAAGTTTGAGGAACTCAACAAGAATCACTTCGACAAGTGCATGGAGATTGTAGAAAAGTGTATAATTGATAGTGGGATGGACAAGAGTAGCATTCATGATGTTGTCCTTGTTGGTGGCTCTACTAGGATTGTAAAAGTGCAACAAATGGTGAGTGATTTCTTTGGGAGGAAGCTTTTATGCAAAAGCATCAATGTTGATGAGGCAGTGGCATATGGCGCTGCTGTCCATGCTTCTATATTGAGTGGTGAGCGTAGTGAGAAGGTTCAAGATTTACTATTGTCGGAGGTCATTCCTTTGTCCCTTGGATTGGAGACTCAGGGGGGGATTATGAACACAATAATCCCTAGGAATACCAAAATTCCTGCCAAAATGGAACATGTATTCACCACACATTTGCACAACCACATGAATATTCTAATTCATGTTTATGAAGGTGAGAGGAAAATAACTAGGGAAAAcactttacaaaaaaaatgctCTTCCGACTCTGGAGTATTTGCGAACCGTAGAAATTTGTAG